A portion of the Edaphobacter lichenicola genome contains these proteins:
- the rpsL gene encoding 30S ribosomal protein S12 encodes MPTFHQLVKQGRTPTRYKTASPALQGSPQRRGVCTRVYTQTPKKPNSALRKVARVRLTNGIEVTTYIPGIGHNLQEHSIVLIRGGRVKDLPGVRYHVVRGTLDSVGVANRKQSRSKYGAKRPKAAAAK; translated from the coding sequence GTGCCTACGTTCCATCAGCTCGTCAAGCAGGGCCGCACGCCCACTCGTTATAAGACCGCCAGTCCCGCGCTTCAGGGTTCGCCCCAGCGTCGTGGCGTCTGCACCCGCGTTTACACTCAGACCCCCAAGAAGCCGAACTCGGCTCTTCGCAAGGTTGCGCGTGTTCGCCTCACCAACGGGATCGAAGTTACGACCTACATCCCGGGCATCGGCCACAACCTGCAGGAGCACTCGATTGTGCTGATCCGCGGCGGCCGTGTGAAGGATCTGCCGGGCGTTCGGTATCACGTGGTTCGCGGCACGCTCGACTCGGTCGGCGTAGCCAACCGCAAGCAAAGCCGCTCGAAGTACGGCGCGAAGCGTCCGAAGGCTGCTGCTGCGAAGTAG
- the rpsG gene encoding 30S ribosomal protein S7, producing the protein MPRKGYIAKREVAADPVYNSTLVTKFVNSMMWGGKKSTAQGIFYTAMTNLEQKGGDEALKLFKKAIENCKPLLEVKSRRVGGANYQVPIEVLPERRTSLAIRWLVTYGRARGEKGMVEKLTAELLDAANGRGAAMKKKEDVHRMAEANKAFAHYRW; encoded by the coding sequence ATGCCGAGAAAAGGTTACATCGCAAAGCGTGAAGTTGCTGCAGACCCGGTCTATAACTCCACCCTGGTCACGAAGTTTGTCAACTCGATGATGTGGGGCGGCAAGAAGTCGACCGCGCAGGGCATCTTCTACACCGCCATGACCAACCTTGAGCAGAAGGGTGGCGACGAAGCCCTCAAGCTGTTCAAGAAGGCGATCGAAAACTGCAAGCCGCTTCTCGAGGTTAAGAGCCGCCGTGTTGGTGGTGCGAACTACCAGGTGCCGATCGAAGTTCTGCCGGAGCGCCGCACCTCGCTCGCTATCCGCTGGCTTGTGACCTACGGCCGCGCACGTGGCGAGAAGGGCATGGTTGAGAAGCTCACCGCTGAGCTGCTTGATGCGGCAAACGGCCGTGGCGCCGCGATGAAGAAGAAGGAAGACGTTCACCGTATGGCCGAGGCCAACAAGGCTTTCGCGCACTACCGCTGGTAG
- the fusA gene encoding elongation factor G, translated as MARTTPLNRCRNIGIMAHIDAGKTTTTERILFYTGITHRIGEVHEGTATMDWMEQEQERGITITSAATTCTWKNIRINIIDTPGHVDFTAEVERSLRVLDGAVACFDAVAGVQPQSETVWRQADKYKVPRICFINKMDKAGADAVYATSTIVDRLGARAVPINIQIGAEAKFLGVVDLVTMKAIYWHDETMGAEYSVEEIPADLLDKAKAARAYLIEAVSDSDDEIMHLYLEGQEPTEAQLKAGIRKATIAMNIFPVLCGSSFKNKGVQTLLDAVVDYLPSPLDIPPMIGHNPDNMEEEVIRKADDNEPFSALGFKIMTDPFVGQLIFIRVYSGQLKTGDSVLNPRTGKTERIGRLLKMHANKREEITEILAGDICAAVGLKNLVTGDTITTDKHPVVLESIDFPAPVIEVAVEPKTKADQEKMGMALAKLAQEDPTFRVRTDIDSGQTIIAGMGELHLEIIVDRMMREYKVEANVGKPQVNYRETIRTNAEAEGKYIRQTGGSGNYGHAKIRISPNEPGKGYEFSNDTKGGAIPKEYIKPIDQGIQDAMQRGVLAGYEMVDVKVSLYDGSYHDVDSNEMAFKIAGSMAFKEAARKAKPVLLEPVMSVEVTVPEEYMGTIIGDLNSRRGRIEGMEMVGGTQAIKATVPLSTMFGYATHMRSSTQGRANYSMQFKQYEEAPRSVSEEIIAKVQGKEANAK; from the coding sequence GTGGCACGCACTACACCTCTGAATCGTTGCCGGAACATCGGTATCATGGCGCACATCGACGCCGGCAAGACGACGACGACCGAGCGCATTCTCTTCTATACGGGCATCACGCACCGTATCGGAGAAGTGCATGAGGGAACTGCGACCATGGACTGGATGGAGCAGGAGCAGGAGCGCGGAATTACCATTACCTCCGCCGCGACGACCTGCACCTGGAAGAACATCCGCATCAACATCATCGACACGCCTGGCCACGTGGACTTTACGGCTGAGGTGGAGCGTTCGCTCCGGGTGCTCGACGGTGCAGTTGCCTGCTTCGACGCGGTTGCCGGCGTTCAGCCACAGTCTGAGACTGTGTGGCGTCAGGCTGACAAGTACAAGGTTCCCCGGATCTGCTTCATCAACAAGATGGACAAGGCCGGTGCTGATGCTGTCTACGCGACCTCGACGATCGTTGATCGTTTGGGCGCACGCGCAGTGCCGATCAATATTCAGATTGGTGCTGAGGCCAAGTTTCTTGGTGTCGTCGATCTCGTTACGATGAAGGCGATCTACTGGCACGACGAGACCATGGGTGCAGAGTACTCAGTAGAAGAGATTCCTGCTGACCTGCTCGACAAGGCCAAGGCTGCGCGTGCCTACCTGATTGAAGCTGTCTCCGACTCTGATGACGAGATCATGCATCTTTATCTCGAAGGTCAGGAGCCGACCGAGGCACAGCTCAAGGCTGGCATCCGTAAGGCGACCATCGCGATGAACATCTTCCCGGTGCTCTGCGGCTCGTCGTTCAAGAACAAGGGCGTGCAGACGCTGCTCGATGCGGTTGTCGACTATTTGCCCAGCCCGCTCGATATTCCTCCCATGATCGGACACAACCCCGACAACATGGAAGAAGAGGTTATCCGCAAGGCTGACGATAACGAGCCGTTCTCGGCGCTTGGGTTCAAGATCATGACCGACCCGTTCGTTGGTCAGTTGATCTTCATCCGCGTCTACTCGGGTCAGTTGAAGACCGGTGACTCGGTGCTGAATCCGCGTACCGGCAAGACGGAACGTATCGGCCGTCTGCTGAAGATGCACGCCAACAAGCGTGAAGAGATTACTGAGATTCTCGCAGGCGATATCTGCGCTGCAGTTGGTTTGAAGAATCTCGTTACCGGTGACACGATCACCACGGACAAGCATCCTGTAGTGCTTGAGTCGATCGACTTTCCTGCGCCTGTTATCGAGGTTGCTGTGGAGCCGAAGACGAAGGCCGATCAGGAAAAGATGGGTATGGCGCTCGCGAAGCTGGCGCAGGAAGATCCCACGTTCCGTGTTCGCACGGATATCGATTCTGGCCAGACGATCATCGCCGGTATGGGCGAGCTGCACCTTGAGATCATCGTCGACCGCATGATGCGTGAGTACAAGGTAGAGGCCAACGTTGGTAAGCCACAGGTGAACTACCGCGAGACGATCCGAACGAACGCCGAGGCAGAAGGCAAGTACATTCGTCAGACGGGTGGTTCGGGTAACTACGGTCACGCGAAGATCCGTATCTCTCCCAATGAGCCGGGTAAGGGCTACGAGTTCAGCAACGACACCAAGGGAGGAGCAATTCCCAAGGAGTACATCAAGCCGATCGACCAGGGTATTCAGGATGCGATGCAGCGCGGCGTTCTGGCTGGCTACGAGATGGTGGATGTCAAGGTTTCGCTGTACGACGGTAGCTATCACGACGTCGACTCGAACGAAATGGCATTCAAGATCGCCGGTTCGATGGCGTTCAAGGAAGCTGCACGCAAGGCAAAGCCTGTTCTGCTGGAGCCGGTGATGTCGGTTGAAGTGACTGTCCCTGAGGAGTACATGGGTACGATCATCGGCGATCTCAACAGCCGTCGCGGCCGTATCGAAGGTATGGAGATGGTCGGTGGCACGCAGGCAATCAAGGCAACCGTACCTCTGAGCACGATGTTTGGTTATGCCACGCACATGCGGTCGTCAACGCAGGGCCGCGCGAATTACTCGATGCAGTTCAAGCAATACGAAGAAGCGCCTCGCTCGGTCTCGGAAGAGATCATTGCCAAGGTGCAGGGCAAGGAAGCAAACGCAAAATAA
- the tuf gene encoding elongation factor Tu: MGKEKFDRSKPHVNIGTIGHIDHGKTTLTAAITKVLSKHNPNNKFRSFDTIDNAPEERERGITIATSHVEYETPNRHYAHVDCPGHADYIKNMITGAAQMDGAILVVAATDGPMPQTKEHVLLARQVGVPFIVVFLNKCDAVEDEELIELVEMEVRELLSKYDYPGDDTPIIRGSALGALNGEAQWEAKIDELMAAVDKYIPQPERAVDLPFLMPIEDIFSISGRGTVVTGRIERGKVKVGEDCEIVGFRETRKTVCTGVEMFKKQLDEGLAGDNAGLLLRGIAKEDVERGMVLAKPGSIKPHTDFKGEVYVLSKEEGGRHTPFFNGYRPQFYFRTTDVTGSAKLPAGTEMCMPGDNIQLEITLHTPVAMEKGLRFAIREGGRTVGAGTISEIIK; this comes from the coding sequence ATGGGCAAGGAAAAGTTTGACCGGTCAAAGCCGCACGTAAACATCGGGACGATCGGGCACATCGATCATGGCAAGACGACGCTGACGGCGGCGATCACGAAGGTGTTGTCCAAGCACAACCCGAACAACAAGTTCCGTTCGTTCGACACGATCGACAACGCTCCTGAGGAGCGCGAGCGCGGTATCACGATTGCGACCTCGCACGTGGAGTACGAGACCCCGAACCGTCACTATGCGCACGTCGACTGCCCCGGCCACGCGGACTACATCAAGAACATGATCACTGGAGCCGCGCAGATGGACGGCGCGATTCTCGTGGTTGCAGCGACCGACGGACCGATGCCCCAGACCAAGGAGCACGTTCTGTTGGCGCGTCAGGTTGGCGTTCCCTTCATCGTTGTTTTCTTGAACAAGTGCGATGCGGTTGAGGACGAAGAGCTGATCGAGCTGGTGGAGATGGAAGTTCGCGAGCTGTTGTCGAAGTACGACTACCCTGGCGACGACACCCCGATCATCCGTGGCTCTGCGTTGGGCGCGCTGAACGGCGAAGCCCAGTGGGAGGCCAAGATCGACGAGCTGATGGCAGCGGTGGACAAGTACATTCCGCAGCCTGAGCGTGCCGTGGACCTGCCGTTCCTGATGCCGATCGAAGATATCTTCTCGATCTCCGGCCGTGGAACCGTAGTCACTGGCCGTATCGAGCGCGGCAAGGTGAAGGTTGGCGAGGACTGCGAGATCGTCGGCTTCCGCGAGACCCGCAAGACGGTCTGCACCGGCGTTGAGATGTTCAAGAAGCAGCTGGACGAAGGTCTGGCTGGCGATAACGCTGGGCTTCTGCTGCGCGGTATCGCGAAGGAAGATGTGGAGCGCGGCATGGTGTTGGCCAAGCCTGGTTCGATCAAGCCCCACACCGACTTCAAGGGCGAGGTTTACGTGTTGTCGAAGGAAGAAGGCGGACGTCACACTCCGTTCTTCAACGGCTACCGTCCCCAGTTCTACTTCCGCACGACGGACGTGACGGGTTCGGCGAAGCTTCCTGCGGGCACCGAGATGTGCATGCCCGGCGACAACATCCAGCTGGAGATCACGCTGCACACGCCAGTCGCGATGGAGAAGGGTCTGCGCTTCGCCATCCGCGAAGGCGGCCGCACCGTCGGAGCAGGCACCATCAGCGAGATCATCAAGTAA
- the rpsJ gene encoding 30S ribosomal protein S10 has protein sequence MAGQRIRIRLKAYDYRVLDTSTGEIVETAKRTGAQVAGPIPLPTMKNKYCVLRSPHVDKKSREAFEIRTHKRLIDILEPTQQTVDALMKLDLPAGVDVEIKTVQK, from the coding sequence ATGGCTGGACAGAGAATCAGAATTCGTTTGAAGGCATATGACTACCGCGTGCTGGATACATCGACCGGCGAGATTGTCGAGACGGCAAAGCGTACTGGCGCTCAGGTTGCGGGTCCCATTCCGCTGCCGACCATGAAGAACAAGTACTGCGTTCTTCGCTCGCCCCACGTCGATAAGAAGTCGCGCGAGGCCTTCGAGATTCGGACGCACAAGCGGCTGATCGACATCCTCGAGCCGACCCAGCAGACCGTGGACGCGCTTATGAAGCTAGATCTTCCCGCCGGCGTTGACGTAGAGATCAAGACGGTTCAGAAGTAG
- the rplC gene encoding 50S ribosomal protein L3: MSVVGILGKKVGMTQIFDERGDVHPVTVLKAGPCVITQLKTLAKDGYEAAQIGYVDFVKASKINKAMTGHFAKFNVPPVKMIKEVALEAVKTAEGDEVVTAKAGDRVLVDIFNEERFVDVIGTSKGRGFAGVIRRHGFGGGPKSHGHMFQVQGSIGASSFPSRVFPGQRMPGHMGHAQITVRNLRIRGIDLDDNLLLVEGAVPGPRDGFVLISKAKAPPRERRGFAGAATKDALKASKKAAPSKKK; encoded by the coding sequence ATGTCAGTAGTAGGTATTCTCGGAAAAAAAGTCGGCATGACACAGATCTTCGACGAGCGCGGCGATGTTCACCCTGTGACCGTCCTGAAGGCTGGCCCATGCGTGATCACTCAGCTGAAGACGCTCGCGAAGGACGGATACGAAGCCGCGCAGATCGGCTACGTCGACTTCGTCAAGGCCTCCAAGATCAATAAGGCGATGACCGGCCACTTTGCCAAGTTCAACGTCCCTCCGGTCAAGATGATCAAGGAAGTCGCCCTCGAAGCAGTCAAGACTGCTGAAGGTGACGAGGTAGTCACGGCCAAGGCTGGCGATCGCGTTCTGGTTGACATCTTCAATGAAGAGCGTTTCGTGGATGTCATCGGTACCTCCAAAGGTCGCGGTTTTGCTGGCGTTATTCGCCGCCACGGCTTCGGTGGCGGTCCCAAGTCTCACGGTCACATGTTCCAGGTTCAAGGTTCGATTGGAGCTTCCTCGTTCCCGTCCCGTGTATTTCCTGGCCAGCGCATGCCGGGGCATATGGGCCACGCACAGATCACGGTTCGCAACCTGCGCATTCGCGGTATCGATCTCGATGACAACCTTCTGCTTGTTGAGGGTGCTGTACCCGGTCCACGTGACGGCTTCGTGCTGATCTCCAAGGCAAAAGCTCCACCGCGTGAGCGTCGTGGATTTGCCGGTGCCGCAACGAAGGACGCCCTGAAGGCTTCCAAGAAGGCTGCCCCGTCCAAGAAAAAGTAA
- the rplD gene encoding 50S ribosomal protein L4, with protein MANINVVNLAGAKVGEFELVDEVFSAEINDGLLWESVKHYRAALRQGTAATKNRNQVSGAGKKLWKQKGTGRARVGSIRTPLWRGGGTVHGPKPRSYEYAFPQKKLMGALRSAISAKINDGKFTVVDSFEIPEAKTKLFRTALNKLEAGKTTLLVESSRKLDEKLYLGSRNLQGVELVLSSEVHPYDLLRYEHAVFSKDAIEALQETLKKFVSKRSKAAAQKEVA; from the coding sequence ATGGCAAACATCAACGTAGTAAATCTCGCTGGAGCCAAGGTCGGAGAGTTCGAACTCGTCGACGAGGTCTTCTCGGCAGAGATCAACGACGGCCTCCTCTGGGAGTCGGTCAAGCACTACCGTGCCGCTCTTCGGCAGGGAACTGCAGCCACCAAGAACCGCAATCAGGTCTCTGGTGCGGGTAAGAAGCTTTGGAAGCAGAAAGGAACCGGGCGTGCACGTGTCGGTTCGATTCGCACTCCGCTCTGGCGTGGTGGTGGTACGGTCCATGGACCGAAGCCGCGCAGCTACGAGTATGCCTTCCCGCAGAAGAAGCTGATGGGCGCTCTCCGCTCCGCGATCTCCGCGAAGATCAACGATGGCAAGTTCACCGTTGTCGACTCGTTCGAGATTCCTGAGGCGAAGACCAAGCTCTTCCGCACGGCGCTGAACAAGCTCGAAGCGGGCAAGACGACTCTCCTGGTTGAGAGCAGCCGCAAGCTCGACGAGAAGCTTTACCTCGGCTCGCGTAATCTGCAGGGTGTTGAACTGGTTCTCAGCTCCGAGGTTCATCCTTACGACCTGCTGCGCTACGAGCATGCCGTTTTCTCGAAGGATGCTATCGAGGCTCTTCAGGAGACTCTCAAGAAGTTTGTATCGAAGCGCAGCAAAGCCGCCGCGCAGAAGGAGGTTGCGTAA
- a CDS encoding 50S ribosomal protein L23, which translates to MPTLYTVIRRPLITEKGMTVKETQNTLVFEVALKATKTEVKQAVETLFKVKVTGVRTSTVEGKERRRGKFAGFRPDWKKAYVRLKDGEKMPEYLNSL; encoded by the coding sequence ATGCCAACTCTCTATACCGTCATTCGCCGCCCCCTCATTACCGAGAAGGGCATGACCGTCAAGGAGACGCAGAACACTCTGGTGTTCGAAGTCGCACTGAAGGCCACCAAGACCGAAGTCAAGCAGGCTGTTGAAACACTCTTCAAGGTCAAAGTTACTGGTGTTCGCACCTCGACCGTTGAAGGCAAGGAGCGTCGCCGCGGCAAGTTCGCCGGCTTTCGTCCCGATTGGAAGAAGGCTTACGTTCGCCTGAAGGATGGCGAGAAGATGCCGGAGTACCTCAACAGTCTCTAA
- the rplB gene encoding 50S ribosomal protein L2 encodes MPIKSFRPITPSLRFATKLVNDDITTDKPHKPLLGVKQRTGGRNNNGGLTMRHHGGGHKQKLRLIDFKRDKFGIPGTVATVEYDPNRSSRIALIHYADGEKRYIIQPIGLTVGQSIMSGPEADILVGNALPLKFIPTGTIVHNIELRPGKGAQMARSAGAQVNLIAKEGDYALLKLPSGETRRVLVECMATIGQVGNTDHENVTIGKAGRNRWKGIRPSNRGVSMNPVDHPHGGGEGKTSGGRHPVTPWGQPTRGYKTRNNKRTDVFIVKRRTK; translated from the coding sequence ATGCCGATCAAATCATTTCGACCGATTACTCCATCACTCCGCTTCGCGACGAAGCTTGTCAACGATGACATCACGACAGACAAGCCTCATAAGCCGTTGCTCGGAGTCAAGCAGCGCACCGGCGGCCGCAACAATAACGGCGGCCTCACGATGCGTCACCACGGTGGCGGTCACAAGCAGAAGCTGCGCCTCATTGACTTCAAGCGCGACAAGTTTGGGATCCCCGGTACGGTCGCGACGGTTGAGTACGATCCCAACCGCAGCTCCCGCATCGCGCTGATCCACTACGCGGACGGCGAGAAGCGCTACATCATTCAGCCGATTGGTCTCACGGTCGGTCAGTCGATCATGAGCGGCCCCGAAGCCGATATCCTCGTCGGCAACGCGCTGCCGTTGAAGTTCATTCCGACCGGAACGATTGTGCATAACATCGAGCTTCGTCCAGGCAAAGGTGCACAGATGGCTCGTTCAGCGGGGGCCCAGGTCAACCTGATCGCCAAGGAAGGCGACTATGCTCTGCTGAAATTGCCTTCCGGCGAGACCCGCAGAGTTCTTGTCGAGTGCATGGCGACCATCGGTCAGGTTGGCAACACCGACCACGAGAACGTCACGATCGGTAAGGCTGGACGCAACCGCTGGAAGGGCATTCGTCCTTCGAACCGCGGTGTTTCGATGAACCCGGTCGATCACCCGCACGGTGGTGGTGAAGGTAAGACTTCGGGCGGTCGTCACCCGGTAACTCCGTGGGGTCAGCCTACCCGTGGATACAAGACCCGCAATAACAAGCGGACCGATGTGTTCATCGTGAAGCGTCGCACGAAGTAA
- the rpsS gene encoding 30S ribosomal protein S19 yields the protein MSRSAKKGPFIDDHLMKKIVGMNQVNDKKVLRTWSRRSTIHPDFVGHTIAVHNGRKFIPVYVTENMVGHKLGEFSATRTFKGHSARAAETSAKPK from the coding sequence ATGTCACGTTCAGCGAAAAAAGGTCCTTTCATCGACGATCACCTCATGAAGAAGATTGTGGGGATGAACCAGGTCAATGACAAGAAGGTACTGCGCACCTGGTCGCGCCGGTCCACGATTCACCCGGACTTCGTCGGTCACACCATTGCCGTGCACAACGGCCGTAAGTTCATTCCGGTTTACGTGACGGAGAACATGGTGGGCCACAAGCTCGGAGAGTTTTCGGCCACCCGCACCTTCAAGGGCCACTCCGCGCGCGCCGCTGAGACCTCCGCTAAGCCCAAATAA
- the rplV gene encoding 50S ribosomal protein L22: MAKAAEKIREFRAEAKFQRTSPQKAKLVLDLIKGLRVEQALNTVHFSTKRMAPVVEKVLRSAIQNATYVSQEQGLDVDVDNLYVRTAIANEGPRMKRIRPAPMGRAFRYQRRLAHIIVTVAEKKSATAISAAADATPAPAKKKGTKKTATKTAAKPAVKKAAAKKPAAKKAAK, translated from the coding sequence ATGGCTAAGGCAGCAGAAAAAATCAGAGAGTTCCGCGCAGAAGCTAAGTTTCAGCGCACCAGCCCGCAGAAGGCGAAGCTTGTCCTGGATCTGATCAAGGGACTTCGCGTCGAGCAGGCGCTCAACACCGTTCACTTCAGCACCAAGCGCATGGCGCCCGTGGTAGAGAAGGTTCTGCGTTCGGCAATCCAGAACGCGACTTATGTCTCGCAGGAGCAGGGGCTCGATGTCGATGTCGACAACCTCTACGTCCGCACCGCAATTGCGAACGAAGGTCCGCGTATGAAGCGCATCCGCCCTGCCCCGATGGGCCGCGCGTTCCGCTACCAGCGCAGACTCGCACACATCATCGTGACGGTCGCTGAGAAGAAGTCGGCCACTGCGATCAGCGCAGCTGCTGATGCGACTCCGGCTCCGGCCAAGAAGAAGGGCACCAAGAAGACAGCTACCAAGACCGCGGCAAAGCCCGCAGTCAAGAAAGCAGCCGCCAAGAAACCCGCAGCGAAGAAGGCCGCGAAGTAA